From a region of the Zingiber officinale cultivar Zhangliang chromosome 4B, Zo_v1.1, whole genome shotgun sequence genome:
- the LOC121975490 gene encoding leucine-rich repeat receptor-like serine/threonine-protein kinase BAM1, which translates to MAPPPPRRRQSLFFFLLAAALLAAAAQEEMEADVLLEIKAAVLDPSSVLDAWNFSSVDGHCSWPGVSCDTLQGFVESLDLGGLNLSGVLSPAVGRLRHLLNLSAAANSLYGPVPSELSRLANLRHLNLSNNVFNGTFPSSLSRLKNLVVLDLYNNNLTGPLPTELSELPNLRHLHLGGNFFTGIIPSEFGRWEFLEYLAVSGNELVGSLPPELGNLTRLRQLYVGYFNSFEGGIPPEIGGLSSLVRLDMANCGLTGEIPPELDKLQNLDTLFLQVNGLSGNLPMELGRLSRLKSLDLSNNALSGEIPSSFAELRNLTLLNLFRNKLHGSIPDFLGDLPALEVLQVWDNNFTGNIPERLGQSGRLEILDISSNKLTGTLPADLCSQNRLHTLITLGNFLFGPIPATLGACKSLSRIRMGENYLNGSIPDALFSLPKLSQIELQDNILTGGFPDTGAVTISPGLGQINLSNNRLSGPLPPTIGNYSGLQKLLLNQNQFSGRIPPEIGRLQELSKLDFSGNRFSGPMAPEISHCKLLTFVDLSRNRLSGKIPPEIAGMRILNYLNLSRNQLEGSIPESIGTMQSLTAVDFSYNDLSGLIPAAGQFSYFNASSFVGNPDLCGPYLGSCGSAINDGNSTHPRGPLSASFKLLLVIALLVCSILFSIAAIIKAWSLKKASQARMWRLTAFQRLDFTCDDVLDCLKEDNIIGKGGAGIVFKGVMPNGEQVAVKRLLAMTRGSPHDHGFSAEIQTLGRIRHRHIVKLLGFCSNHETNLLVYEYMPNGSLGEVLHGTKGGHLLWDTRYKIAVDAAKGLCYLHHDCSPLILHRDVKSNNILLDSNFEAHVADFGLAKFLQDSGTSECMSVIAGSYGYIAPEYAYTLKVDEKSDVYSFGVVLLELVTGRKPVGEFGDGVDLVQWVRKMTGSDKGGALKVIDPRLHTVPLHEIMHVFYVAMLCVEEQSVERPTMRDVVQILMDLPPPPPAPAIMEAKQAAPEEARSLPPPPDLLSI; encoded by the exons ATGGCGCCCCCGCCGCCTCGCCGCCGCCAaagcctcttcttcttcctcctcgccgCCGCTTTACTGGCTGCGGCGGCGCAGGAGGAAATGGAGGCTGACGTCTTGCTCGAAATTAAGGCGGCCGTGCTCGATCCCTCCTCCGTGCTCGACGCCTGGAACTTCTCCTCCGTCGACGGCCACTGCTCCTGGCCCGGCGTTTCCTGCGACACTCTTCAGGGATTCGTCGAATCACTCGACCTCGGCGGACTCAATCTCTCCGGCGTCCTCTCCCCGGCCGTCGGACGCCTCCGCCACCTGCTCAATCTCTCCGCGGCCGCCAATTCACTCTACGGCCCCGTCCCTTCCGAGCTCTCTCGCCTCGCGAACCTCCGCCACCTCAATCTCTCCAATAACGTCTTCAATGGCACCTTCCCCTCCTCCCTTTCCCGCCTCAAGAACCTCGTCGTACTCGACCTCTACAACAATAACCTCACCGGCCCCCTCCCGACGGAGCTCTCCGAGCTCCCCAACCTCCGCCACCTCCACCTTGGGGGAAACTTCTTCACCGGCATCATACCCTCAGAGTTTGGTCGTTGGGAGTTTCTCGAGTACCTAGCTGTCTCCGGCAACGAACTCGTCGGCTCCCTGCCCCCCGAACTCGGTAATCTCACCCGTCTACGGCAGCTCTATGTTGGTTACTTCAACAGCTTCGAGGGCGGCATCCCGCCGGAGATCGGCGGCCTTTCGTCGCTCGTCCGTCTCGACATGGCCAACTGCGGCCTGACAGGGGAGATCCCTCCAGAGCTCGACAAACTCCAGAACCTCGACACGCTGTTCCTCCAGGTGAACGGACTCTCCGGCAATCTTCCCATGGAGCTTGGCCGCCTGAGCCGCCTCAAGTCGCTGGATCTCTCCAACAACGCCCTCTCCGGCGAGATCCCGTCTTCCTTCGCCGAGCTCCGCAACCTGACCCTGCTCAATCTGTTCCGCAACAAGCTCCACGGGTCGATCCCGGACTTCCTCGGTGACCTGCCGGCTCTGGAGGTGCTCCAAGTATGGGATAACAACTTCACCGGCAATATTCCCGAGCGACTAGGCCAGAGTGGGCGTCTGGAGATACTCGATATCTCATCGAACAAGCTCACCGGAACGCTTCCGGCGGACCTCTGTTCCCAGAACCGGCTGCATACCCTAATCACCCTCGGCAACTTCCTCTTCGGCCCCATTCCGGCGACTCTCGGCGCGTGCAAGTCACTATCCAGGATCCGAATGGGGGAGAACTACCTCAACGGATCGATCCCCGATGCTCTCTTCAGCTTGCCGAAGCTCTCACAGATCGAGCTCCAGGACAATATCCTCACCGGCGGGTTCCCTGATACCGGCGCCGTAACCATCTCGCCGGGCCTTGGTCAGATTAACCTCTCCAATAATCGGCTCTCAGGGCCTCTTCCGCCGACCATCGGCAACTACTCCGGTCTCCAGAAGCTTCTTTTGAACCAGAACCAGTTCTCTGGCCGCATTCCGCCGGAGATTGGGCGGTTGCAGGAACTCTCCAAGTTGGACTTCAGCGGGAACCGCTTCTCCGGGCCAATGGCGCCGGAGATAAGCCACTGCAAGCTGTTGACTTTCGTAGACCTCAGCCGCAACAGGCTTTCCGGGAAGATCCCACCAGAGATTGCCGGAATGCGGATCTTGAACTATCTCAATCTATCTAGGAACCAGCTCGAGGGGAGTATTCCTGAATCGATCGGCACCATGCAGAGCCTCACGGCTGTCGATTTCTCTTACAACGACCTATCCGGACTCATCCCTGCTGCCGGGCAGTTCAGTTACTTCAATGCGAGTTCCTTTGTCGGCAATCCTGATCTCTGCGGTCCTTACCTCGGCTCCTGTGGCTCCGCCATCAACGACGGGAACTCCACTCATCCGAGGGGGCCGCTCTCGGCCTCTTTCAAGCTGCTTCTGGTTATCGCTCTCCTCGTCTGTTCCATCCTCTTCTCCATCGCCGCCATCATCAAGGCCTGGTCGCTAAAGAAGGCGAGCCAAGCCAGGATGTGGCGGCTCACCGCTTTCCAGCGCCTCGACTTCACCTGCGACGACGTCCTCGACTGCCTCAAGGAGGATAACATCATTGGCAAAGGCGGCGCCGGCATCGTGTTCAAGGGCGTAATGCCCAACGGTGAGCAGGTGGCGGTGAAGCGGCTCCTGGCGATGACCCGCGGGTCGCCGCACGACCACGGATTCTCGGCGGAGATTCAAACGCTCGGCCGCATCCGGCACCGGCATATCGTGAAGCTCCTCGGCTTCTGCTCCAATCACGAGACCAATCTGCTGGTCTACGAGTACATGCCCAACGGGAGCCTCGGCGAGGTTCTCCACGGGACGAAGGGCGGCCACCTCCTCTGGGACACGCGCTACAAGATCGCCGTCGATGCTGCCAAAGGGCTCTGCTATCTCCACCACGACTGCTCGCCGCTCATCCTCCACCGCGACGTCAAGTCCAACAACATCCTCCTCGATTCCAACTTCGAAGCCCACGTCGCTGATTTCGGCCTCGCCAAGTTCTTGCAAGACTCCGGCACCTCGGAGTGCATGTCGGTCATCGCCGGCTCCTACGGCTACATCGCTCCGG AGTACGCATACACGCTgaaggtggacgagaagagcgacGTGTACAGCTTCGGAGTGGTGCTCCTGGAGCTGGTGACCGGCCGGAAGCCGGTGGGGGAGTTCGGCGACGGCGTCGACCTCGTGCAGTGGGTCCGGAAGATGACGGGCTCCGACAAGGGGGGAGCGCTAAAGGTCATCGACCCCCGGCTCCACACGGTTCCTCTGCACGAGATCATGCACGTGTTCTACGTCGCCATGCTTTGCGTGGAAGAGCAGAGCGTGGAGCGGCCGACGATGAGGGACGTGGTTCAAATCCTTATGGACCTACCCCCACCACCGCCAGCTCCGGCGATCATGGAGGCGAAGCAAGCGGCGCCAGAAGAAGCACGAAGCTTGCCGCCGCCGCCGGATCTCCTCAGCATCTGA